A single Triticum dicoccoides isolate Atlit2015 ecotype Zavitan chromosome 2A, WEW_v2.0, whole genome shotgun sequence DNA region contains:
- the LOC119355548 gene encoding pentatricopeptide repeat-containing protein At4g38010-like — translation MAGRDVVSWTALVSAFVRGRRFAEALAVFGEMDVAPNEGTLASALVACGRLGAVHAGKAVHGRCLKRERGLELIVGNALLDMYVKCEKLDLARRVFDRLLVRDIVSWTVMISGLVHCRLPSEALELFNGMQTSGVKPDKVVLSTVLSACASLGALESGRWVHKYIERKGIEWDVHVGTSLVDMYAKCGCLETSLSIFHKMSIKNVSSWNALINGFALHGHGREALVYFDRMVASGLPPNEVTFIIVLGACCHTGLVQQGLGLFNLMKNSYKLSPWEEHYGCMVDLLGRAGLIQEAYGLIKVMPMTPAVSTWGALLSACQAHGRVEFSQQILRHVHELESSGSGVYVLLSNLYALNDRWTDVKRVRGLLSAKGLWKEPGSSLIEVNGKTSEFVVGQTNHQDMDAICATLFMLMRQIHLDGL, via the coding sequence ATGGCGGGGCGGGACGTCGTGTCCTGGACCGCCCTGGTGTCCGCGTTCGTCAGGGGACGGAGGTTCGCCGAGGCTCTCGCGGTGTTCGGCGAGATGGACGTTGCGCCCAACGAGGGGACGTTGGCTAGCGCGCTGGTCGCGTGCGGGAGGCTGGGGGCTGTGCACGCTGGGAAGGCCGTGCACGGGCGGTGTCTTAAGAGGGAGAGGGGGCTGGAACTCATCGTTGGGAATGCTTTGCTAGATATGTATGTCAAGTGCGAGAAGTTGGATCTTGCAAGGCGGGTGTTCGACAGGCTCTTGGTGAGGGACATTGTATCTTGGACGGTCATGATAAGTGGTTTGGTCCACTGCAGGCTTCCGAGCGAGGCATTGGAGCTGTTCAATGGGATGCAGACATCAggggtgaagccagataaggttgtTCTCTCCACTGTCCTCTCAGCTTGTGCGAGCTTAGGCGCGCTGGAGTCTGGGAGGTGGGTGCATAAATATATAGAGCGTAAAGGCATCGAGTGGGACGTGCATGTGGGGACATCATTGGTTGATATGTACGCAAAGTGCGGGTGCTTGGAAACTTCTCTTTCAATCTTCCATAAGATGTCCATCAAGAATGTATCATCTTGGAATGCGTTGATCAATGGGTTCGCATTGCATGGTCATGGTAGGGAAGCTCTTGTGTACTTTGACaggatggtggcttcaggcttGCCCCCCAATGAAGTCACGTTTATAATCGTCCTTGGTGCTTGCTGCCACACAGGTTTGGTGCAACAAGGCCTTGGGTTGTTTAATTTGATGAAAAATTCGTACAAGCTCTCGCCATGGGAAGAGCATTACGGTTGCATGGTTGATCTTCTTGGCAGAGCTGGGCTCATCCAAGAAGCATATGGTTTAATTAAGGTCATGCCTATGACGCCTGCTGTGTCCACGTGGGGAGCCCTGCTGAGTGCATGCCAAGCTCATGGGCGTGTAGAGTTCTCACAGCAGATTCTAAGGCATGTCCATGAGCTGGAGTCCTCTGGGAGTGGGGTTTATGTACTCCTCTCAAATTTATATGCTCtgaatgatagatggactgatgtaaaGAGGGTGAGAGGGCTGTTGAGTGCAAAAGGCTTGTGGAAGGAGCCAGGATCCAGTTTGATTGAGGTGAATGGTAAGACCAGTGAATTTGTAGTTGGACAGACGAACCATCAAGATATGGATGCGATATGTGCAACGCTTTTCATGCTAATGAGGCAAATACATTTGGATGGGCTGTAA
- the LOC119355547 gene encoding protein FAR1-RELATED SEQUENCE 7-like yields the protein MESVTIVQAQPFAGINSPLPLDEGRLGTPERDATSMSQPCSTSTSESAEEWKPALGMTFEGLEAVEAFYKAFAHRVGFGVRVGQQKVVDNVVESKRYMCSSQGFRSEKVKRNVKAANKKRKREVTRCGCDAHIYVKRCSGNTYKIHSMIEQHNHGFVPPDKLHLIRSNRGASEKEKVIPECDEALRPSLGMAFEGLSSAEEFYKSYARHCGFKVRVGQHKLLNKEVVQFKRFMCSREGFRSDKGKDPSSERKKRNVKVTRCGCNAHIVVKWCSGNTYKVSSLIEHHNHGLVLPDKVTKSKRRVSEKAKNKLSSSLAPECDEALKPSVGMVFEDIGSVEEFYKSYAHHCGFSVRVGQRKLLNNEVVQWKRFMCSREGFRSEKCMGVDDPSRKRKVRKVTRCGCDARIIVKRCTDNKYKITSWIEHHNHGFVPPDKCHLIRSNRQLSDKVKPTVSTHCKASTCTSQANKPDHVSEGRSDNVGCTKRDLQKYHHDLCSKIKNEDAQIFVAQLCRKQQEDSAFFFDCDVDDQGMLVHVFWADATSRKNYIYFSDMLTFDCTNTLNQHGMIFAPFTGTNHHLQSVFFGAAFLADEKIESYAWLFQTFLRVMGGVSPKTIVTRENDRMKAAISNVLPATTHRLCMLEMLERMPEKVEPSLRNNPLFQTRMNECVLGSETVFEFESKWESIISDFGLQGNQWLAERYSARERWILAYSTDIHLSGILRSTAWSKSAKSFFNCFINQKLSLVEFWLRFEAALECQRQEESNADHTSAHTTPQLITPWGLEKHGSVVFTHEVFERFQEEIVAARDHCVVEDMAQTEGVKTVAIGGDDSDKVREVRWDAITMTANCSCKLFESVGIPCRHINLVLRSSKLNELPSSCVLKRWQKSAKFG from the exons ATGGAATCCGTAACCATCGTCCAGGCTCAGCCGTTCGCTGGGATAAACTCCCCGCTGCCGTTGGATGAGGGCCGTCTTGGTACACCGGAGAGAGATGCTACAAGCATGTCTCAGCCT TGTTCGACTTCAACATCCGAGAGTGCTGAGGAATGGAAGCCTGCTTTGGGGATGACATTTGAAGGTCTGGAGGCCGTGGAAGCGTTCTACAAGGCGTTCGCACACCGCGTTGGTTTCGGGGTTCGTGTCGGGCAGCAGAAGGTGGTGGACAATGTGGTTGAGAGCAAGCGCTACATGTGCTCGAGCCAAGGGTTCAGGTCGGAGAAGGTTAAAAGGAATGTTAAAGCCGCGAATAAGAAGCGCAAGAGGGAGGTCACCAGATGTGGCTGCGATGCGCATATCTACGTCAAGCGCTGCAGCGGTAACACCTACAAGATTCACTCGATGATTGAGCAACACAATCATGGCTTTGTGCCACCTGATAAGCTTCATTTGATTAGATCGAACCGTGGAGCTAGCGAGAAGGAAAAGGTTATACCCGAGTGCGATGAGGCGTTGAGGCCGTCCCTAGGGATGGCATTTGAAGGCCTCAGCTCTGCGGAGGAGTTCTACAAATCATATGCACGTCATTGCGGGTTTAAGGTGCGTGTCGGGCAGCATAAGTTGCTGAATAAGGAGGTAGTGCAATTCAAGCGCTTCATGTGCTCAAGGGAAGGCTTCAGGTCCGACAAAGGTAAAGACCCCTCTAGTGAGAGAAAGAAGCGAAATGTGAAGGTGACTAGATGTGGATGTAATGCCCATATTGTTGTGAAGTGGTGCAGTGGTAACACATATAAAGTATCATCATTGATCGAGCACCACAATCATGGACTTGTTTTACCTGATAAAGTGACTAAATCAAAGCGAAGAGTTAGTGAGAAGGCAAAGAATAAACTAAGC TCTTCACTCGCGCCTGAATGTGACGAGGCATTGAAGCCATCAGTAGGGATGGTATTTGAAGACATTGGTTCTGTGGAGGAGTTTTACAAGTCATATGCACATCACTGTGGGTTTTCAGTACGTGTTGGGCAGCGTAAGTTGCTGAATAACGAGGTGGTGCAGTGGAAGCGCTTCATGTGCTCAAGGGAAGGTTTCAGGTCCGAGAAATGTATGGGCGTTGATGATCCCTCTAGGAAGAGAAAGGTACGAAAGGTAACCAGATGTGGGTGTGATGCTCGTATTATTGTGAAGCGGTGCACTGATAACAAGTATAAAATTACATCATGGATCGAGCACCATAATCATGGATTTGTGCCGCCTGATAAGTGTCACTTGATTAGATCGAATCGTCAATTGAGTGACAAGGTGAAGCCAACAGTATCCACGCATTGCAAAGCAAGCACATGCACCTCCCAGGCAAACAAGCCTGATCATGTCAGTGAGGGGAGGTCTGACAATGTGGGTTGCACAAAGAGAGACTTGCAGAAATACCATCATGATCTTTGTAGTAAAATTAAGAATGAAGATGCTCAGATATTTGTGGCCCAGCTATGTAGAAAGCAGCAAGAGGATTCAGCATTTTTCTTTGACTGTGATGTGGATGACCAGGGTATGTTGGTGCATGTATTTTGGGCTGATGCCACAAGCAGGAAAAACTACATTTATTTCAGTGATATGTTAACTTTTGATTGTACAAACACACTGAATCAACACGGCATGATTTTTGCACCATTTACTGGGACCAATCATCATCTGCAAAGTGTGTTTTTCGGTGCTGCATTCCTAGCTGATGAGAAGATTGAGTCGTATGCCTGGCTGTTTCAGACCTTCCTAAGGGTAATGGGAGGGGTCTCTCCTAAAACTATTGTAACTAGGGAAAATGATAGGATGAAGGCTGCGATCAGTAATGTTCTACCAGCCACCACCCATAGGTTGTGCATGTTGGAGATGTTGGAAAGAATGCCCGAGAAGGTTGAACCATCTCTTAGAAACAACCCTCTATTTcagacaaggatgaacgaatgtgtTTTGGGGTCAGAAACTGTGTTCGAGTTTGAGTCAAAATGGGAGTCTATAATTTCCGACTTTGGGTTGCAGGGCAATCAGTGGCTGGCTGAAAGGTATTCCGCCCGTGAAAGATGGATTCTGGCCTACTCGACGGATATCCATCTGTCAGGCATTCTCAGAAGCACTGCATGGTCAAAGAGCGCAAAGTCATTTTTCAACTGTTTCATCAACCAGAAGCTCTCTTTGGTTGAGTTTTGGCTTAGGTTTGAAGCAGCCTTAGAGTGCCAGCGTCAAGAGGAATCGAATGCAGATCACACGAGCGCCCATACGACGCCTCAACTGATAACACCATGGGGATTGGAGAAGCATGGAAGTGTAGTGTTCACACATGAGGTGTTTGAGAGATTCCAAGAAGAGATTGTCGCTGCTAGAGACCATTGCGTTGTCGAAGACATGGCACAAACCGAGGGGGTGAAAACTGTGGCCATCGGTGGTGACGACTCCGACAAAGTTAGGGAGGTGCGCTGGGACGCAATCACCATGACGGCCAACTGCTCCTGCAAGCTATTTGAGTCGGTAGGAATCCCGTGCCGCCATATTAACCTAGTGCTGAGAAGCTCAAAACTGAATGAGCTACCGAGTAGTTGTGTTTTGAAAAGATGGCAAAAGAGTGCAAAATTCGGGTAA
- the LOC119355549 gene encoding protein FLOWERING LOCUS T-like, whose translation MSREALAIGHVVGDILDPFVKAASLKVMYNGKELTNGSELKPSQVATEPRIDIAGRDMRNLYTLVMVDPDSPSPSNPTKREYLHWLVTDIPESTNASYGNEVVSYESPKPTAGIHRFAFVLFRQSVRQTIYAPGWRPNFNTRDFSALYALGPPVAAVFFNCQRENGCGGRRYIR comes from the exons ATGTCAAGGGAGGCACTTGCCATAGGACATGTTGTTGGGGACATTTTGGACCCATTTGTCAAAGCAGCATCACTTAAGGTTATGTACAACGGCAAGGAACTAACCAATGGTTCTGAGCTCAAGCCGTCACAAGTAGCAACTGAACCAAGGATTGACATTGCTGGGCGCGACATGAGGAACCTTTACACTCTG GTGATGGTGGATCCTGACTCGCCAAGTCCAAGCAACCCAACAAAAAGAGAATACCTTCACTG GTTGGTGACAGACATCCCAGAATCAACGAATGCCAGTTACG GAAATGAAGTCGTCAGTTATGAAAGCCCAAAACCAACTGCAGGAATACATCGCTTTGCTTTTGTACTCTTCCGCCAATCTGTCCGGCAAACAATATATGCACCAGGATGGAGACCAAATTTCAATACAAGAGACTTCTCCGCACTTTATGCTCTTGGACCCCCTGTGGCAGCAGTGTTCTTCAATTGCCAAAGGGAGAACGGATGTGGAGGCAGGCGATACATTAGATAA